In a single window of the Pirellulales bacterium genome:
- a CDS encoding magnesium chelatase → MATTASTRPANLRELRDSGWVSKTVKQELHDNFLRALAAEEELFPGILGYESTVIPEINIALLAQHDMLFLGEKGQAKSRLMRALVRFLDEELPYLDLPETAVHDDPYKPITKAGKAAIAELPQDQVPIAWWPRRERYAERLAPGTKFADLIGDIDPSKLAGGTSMAAEEALHFGLIPRMHRGIFAMNELPELDELVQVGLFNILEERDVQIRGYPIQFDIDVLILFSANPATYNRSGKVIPQLKDRIGSLIHTHYPRERDLGIQIFEQEAGLDLGGEFPVVVPYFMKEIVEEITVAARKSKYIDQQSGVSARFSIANYRTMVASARQRGIRHGERPAVPRISDLGHLYSSSLGKLELDLMGSHQLTERQVLDALVAEAVRTVFEEYVDRHGLEEIAKIFGEGVKIEVGDLLPSAAYAERLQRVPPAWDKAFEMNASQDAAVRASCVEFVLAGLYATDRISRSQHHGRIVYELS, encoded by the coding sequence ATGGCCACGACCGCTTCGACACGACCGGCAAATCTTCGGGAATTGCGCGACAGCGGTTGGGTATCCAAGACGGTCAAACAAGAGTTGCACGACAACTTCCTGCGGGCGCTCGCGGCCGAGGAAGAGCTGTTCCCGGGCATCTTGGGCTACGAAAGCACGGTCATCCCGGAAATCAACATCGCGCTGCTGGCGCAGCACGACATGCTTTTTCTGGGCGAAAAGGGCCAGGCCAAGAGCCGGTTGATGCGCGCGCTGGTCCGGTTCCTGGACGAGGAATTGCCGTACCTCGACCTGCCCGAAACGGCCGTGCACGACGACCCATACAAGCCCATCACCAAGGCCGGCAAGGCGGCGATCGCCGAGTTGCCCCAGGACCAGGTACCGATCGCCTGGTGGCCGCGACGCGAGCGCTACGCCGAACGACTCGCACCGGGCACGAAGTTCGCCGACTTGATCGGCGACATCGATCCCTCGAAACTGGCCGGTGGCACGAGCATGGCGGCCGAAGAGGCGTTGCACTTTGGTTTGATCCCGCGCATGCATCGCGGCATCTTCGCGATGAACGAACTGCCCGAGCTGGACGAGCTCGTGCAAGTTGGCTTGTTCAACATCCTCGAGGAGCGCGACGTCCAGATTCGCGGCTACCCGATCCAGTTCGATATCGACGTGCTGATCCTGTTTTCGGCGAACCCCGCGACCTACAACCGCAGCGGCAAGGTGATTCCGCAGTTGAAGGACCGCATCGGCTCGCTGATTCACACGCACTACCCGCGCGAGCGCGACCTCGGCATCCAGATCTTCGAGCAGGAAGCCGGACTCGATCTCGGTGGCGAATTTCCGGTCGTGGTGCCCTACTTCATGAAGGAGATCGTCGAGGAGATCACGGTCGCAGCGCGCAAATCAAAGTACATCGACCAGCAATCCGGCGTCAGCGCGCGGTTCAGCATCGCCAACTATCGCACGATGGTGGCCAGCGCCCGGCAACGCGGCATTCGTCACGGCGAGCGGCCCGCGGTGCCACGGATCAGCGATTTGGGTCACCTTTACAGCTCGTCGCTGGGCAAGCTGGAATTGGACCTGATGGGCAGCCACCAGCTCACCGAGCGTCAAGTGCTCGACGCCCTGGTGGCCGAGGCCGTCCGCACGGTGTTCGAGGAATATGTCGACCGTCACGGCCTCGAGGAGATTGCCAAGATCTTCGGCGAGGGCGTGAAGATCGAGGTGGGCGACCTGTTGCCGTCGGCGGCCTATGCCGAACGGCTGCAGCGCGTGCCCCCCGCCTGGGACAAGGCGTTCGAAATGAACGCCAGCCAAGACGCCGCGGTCCGGGCCTCTTGTGTCGAGTTCGTGCTGGCCGGACTGTATGCCACCGACCGCATCTCGCGTTCGCAGCATCATGGGAGGATCGTCTATGAGCTCTCGTAA
- a CDS encoding saccharopine dehydrogenase NADP-binding domain-containing protein, with amino-acid sequence MSEPAWMIYGANGYTGRLTAREAAQRGQRPVLAGRSLAAIEPLAKELNCPFRVFPLDDPGQIAAQLAGVHTVVHCAGPFSATAAPMMQACLRAKANYLDITGEIDVIEAGAQLDQQALAAGITIMPAVGFDVVPSDCLAAILKRALPDATHLQLAFLGLSGLSPGTAKTMVENLPRGGRARIDGHIVPVPPGWKSMEVRFASGLRPVVTIPWGDVASAYYSTGIPNIETYAALPRSQVRATRWLRWIMPLAGLGVVQRLLKRRIEATVPGPNEQELKASRSSLWGRVTNAAGASVEATLETPGGYPLTVATTLAVLEQVLAGKAPAGFSTPAKAFGADFILTIPGTALSLVDASVLHST; translated from the coding sequence ATGTCTGAACCTGCCTGGATGATCTACGGGGCGAACGGCTACACGGGCCGTCTGACTGCCCGCGAGGCTGCACAGCGGGGCCAACGCCCCGTCCTCGCGGGACGCAGCCTGGCGGCGATCGAGCCCCTGGCGAAGGAACTCAATTGCCCCTTTCGCGTGTTTCCGCTCGACGATCCGGGCCAAATCGCCGCGCAACTGGCCGGGGTGCACACGGTGGTGCACTGTGCCGGCCCCTTTTCGGCCACTGCCGCGCCCATGATGCAGGCCTGCCTGCGGGCCAAGGCCAACTATCTCGATATCACCGGCGAAATCGATGTCATCGAGGCGGGTGCACAGCTCGATCAGCAGGCCCTGGCGGCCGGAATCACCATCATGCCGGCGGTCGGTTTCGACGTCGTGCCTTCCGATTGCCTGGCAGCCATCCTCAAACGTGCCTTGCCCGATGCCACGCATTTGCAACTGGCGTTCCTGGGTCTCAGCGGCCTCAGTCCCGGCACGGCCAAGACGATGGTCGAAAACCTGCCGCGCGGCGGTCGTGCCCGGATCGACGGACACATCGTGCCCGTGCCGCCCGGGTGGAAGAGCATGGAGGTCCGGTTCGCGAGCGGCCTCCGCCCAGTCGTCACGATTCCCTGGGGCGACGTGGCCAGCGCGTACTACTCGACGGGCATCCCGAACATCGAAACCTACGCCGCGTTGCCGCGCTCCCAGGTGCGGGCTACGCGGTGGTTGCGCTGGATCATGCCGCTGGCCGGGTTGGGCGTCGTGCAACGGCTGCTGAAGCGCCGCATCGAAGCCACGGTGCCGGGCCCTAACGAGCAGGAACTGAAAGCCAGCCGCAGTTCGCTGTGGGGCCGCGTGACGAACGCCGCCGGCGCGTCGGTCGAAGCCACGCTCGAGACGCCGGGAGGCTATCCTTTAACTGTCGCCACGACGCTGGCCGTGCTCGAACAGGTCCTGGCCGGCAAGGCGCCGGCCGGCTTCTCAACCCCGGCCAAGGCGTTTGGCGCAGACTTCATCCTGACGATTCCCGGTACCGCGCTGTCGCTGGTCGACGCGTCGGTATTGCACAGCACCTGA
- a CDS encoding sodium-translocating pyrophosphatase, translating into MAPAAGEAAAPAETSADAPAHAEGHGGGEIAVKIPSLDKQYLGSISGRHLLMAGLVVCVAGLGFGLVIYNRLKAMPTHSSMREISELIYETCKTYLITQGKFILILELFIGAVMVAYFGWLMAEPLQMTPGKVTAIIVASLVGIAGSYGVAWFGIRVNTFANSRSAFAGLRGKPYPTYQIPLMAGMSIGTMLISTELILMLCILLFVPADLAGPCFVGFAIGESLGASALRIAGGIFTKIADIGSDLMKIVFKIKEDDARNPGVIADCTGDNAGDSVGPTADGFETYGVTGVALIVFICSKAISNVSIQQDLIVWIFAMRVMMIVASILAYYVNEFVSGSRYRDASHMNFEAPLTFLVWVTSLISIGLTYAVSYLLIPELGGSKDLWWQLSTIITCGTLAGAIIPELVKIFTSTESLHVREVLAASKEGGASLNILAGLTAGNFSAYWMGMVIVALMGIGYGVSTMDLENVMKAAPVFAFGLIAFGFLGMGPVTIAVDSYGPVTDNAQSVFELSMIETLPGIKEEIKRDYGFDVDFERGKEFLEENDGAGNTFKATAKPVLIGTAVVGATTMIFSIIMNLTNGLENQSELVKLSLMNPLFLLGLIVGGSVIFWFTGASTWAVVAGAYRAVDFIKKNIKLDSSVTKASAADSTRVVGICTQYAQRGMFNIFLAVFFSTLGFACIDPFFFIGYLISIALFGLYQAIFMANAGGAWDNAKKLVETELKQKGTELHDATVVGDTVGDPFKDTSSVAMNPVIKFTTLFGLLAVELAVGITNRANGDSTTAMVMAGVFIALSMLFVWRSFYGMRISSAEAA; encoded by the coding sequence ATGGCGCCCGCAGCCGGCGAAGCGGCCGCGCCGGCCGAGACCTCGGCCGACGCGCCGGCGCACGCCGAGGGGCACGGCGGCGGTGAAATCGCCGTCAAGATTCCGTCGCTCGACAAGCAGTACCTCGGCAGCATCTCGGGCCGCCACCTGCTGATGGCGGGTCTGGTCGTCTGCGTCGCCGGGCTGGGTTTCGGGCTGGTGATCTACAACCGGCTCAAGGCCATGCCGACTCACAGCTCGATGCGCGAAATCTCCGAGTTGATCTACGAAACCTGTAAGACCTACTTGATCACGCAGGGCAAATTCATCCTGATTCTCGAGTTGTTCATCGGCGCCGTCATGGTGGCCTATTTCGGCTGGCTGATGGCCGAGCCGTTGCAGATGACCCCCGGCAAGGTCACGGCGATCATCGTGGCCAGTCTGGTGGGGATCGCGGGCAGCTACGGCGTGGCCTGGTTCGGGATTCGGGTCAATACGTTTGCCAACAGCCGCTCGGCGTTCGCCGGTCTGCGCGGCAAGCCCTATCCGACGTACCAGATTCCGTTGATGGCCGGGATGAGCATCGGCACGATGCTCATCAGTACCGAGCTGATCCTGATGTTGTGCATTCTGTTGTTCGTCCCGGCCGACCTGGCGGGGCCGTGTTTCGTCGGGTTTGCGATCGGCGAATCGCTCGGCGCCTCGGCCTTGCGAATTGCGGGCGGCATCTTCACCAAGATTGCCGATATCGGCTCGGACCTGATGAAAATCGTCTTCAAGATCAAGGAAGACGATGCCCGTAACCCCGGGGTCATCGCCGACTGCACGGGCGACAACGCTGGCGACTCGGTGGGGCCGACGGCCGACGGTTTTGAAACCTATGGCGTGACGGGCGTCGCGCTGATCGTGTTCATCTGCTCCAAGGCGATTTCCAACGTCAGCATCCAGCAGGACCTGATCGTCTGGATCTTCGCGATGCGCGTGATGATGATCGTCGCCAGCATCCTGGCCTACTACGTCAACGAGTTCGTCTCGGGCAGCCGGTACCGCGATGCATCCCATATGAACTTCGAGGCCCCGTTGACCTTCCTGGTTTGGGTCACCTCGCTGATTTCGATCGGCCTGACCTACGCCGTCTCGTACCTGCTGATTCCCGAGTTGGGCGGCAGCAAGGACTTGTGGTGGCAATTGTCGACGATCATCACCTGCGGCACCTTGGCCGGTGCGATTATCCCCGAGCTAGTGAAGATCTTTACCTCGACCGAGTCGCTGCACGTCCGCGAGGTGCTTGCAGCCTCGAAGGAGGGCGGCGCGTCCCTCAACATCCTGGCCGGCCTCACGGCGGGCAACTTCAGCGCGTACTGGATGGGCATGGTCATCGTCGCCCTGATGGGCATCGGCTACGGCGTGAGCACGATGGATCTGGAAAACGTCATGAAGGCGGCCCCTGTGTTCGCCTTCGGACTGATCGCCTTCGGGTTTCTGGGGATGGGCCCGGTCACGATCGCCGTCGACAGCTATGGACCCGTGACCGACAACGCGCAAAGCGTGTTCGAGTTGTCGATGATCGAAACGCTGCCGGGCATCAAGGAAGAGATCAAGCGGGACTACGGTTTCGACGTCGATTTCGAGCGCGGCAAAGAGTTCCTCGAAGAAAACGACGGTGCGGGAAACACCTTCAAGGCCACGGCCAAGCCGGTGTTGATCGGCACGGCCGTCGTCGGCGCCACGACGATGATCTTCTCGATCATCATGAACCTGACCAACGGCCTCGAGAACCAAAGCGAGCTGGTGAAGCTCTCGCTGATGAACCCGCTGTTCCTGCTAGGCCTGATCGTGGGCGGATCGGTGATCTTCTGGTTCACCGGCGCTTCGACCTGGGCCGTCGTGGCCGGCGCTTATCGGGCCGTCGATTTCATCAAGAAGAACATCAAGCTCGACAGCTCGGTGACCAAGGCCTCGGCCGCCGACAGCACCCGCGTCGTCGGCATATGCACGCAGTATGCCCAGCGCGGGATGTTCAACATCTTCCTGGCCGTGTTCTTCAGCACGCTGGGCTTTGCCTGTATCGACCCGTTCTTCTTCATCGGCTACTTGATCTCGATCGCCTTGTTCGGCTTGTACCAGGCCATCTTCATGGCCAATGCCGGCGGCGCCTGGGACAACGCCAAGAAGCTGGTCGAGACCGAGCTCAAGCAGAAAGGCACCGAGCTGCACGACGCGACGGTCGTGGGCGACACCGTCGGCGATCCGTTCAAGGACACCTCGAGCGTGGCCATGAACCCCGTGATCAAGTTCACCACGTTGTTTGGGTTGCTGGCCGTCGAATTGGCCGTCGGCATCACCAATCGGGCCAATGGCGACAGCACCACGGCGATGGTCATGGCGGGCGTGTTCATTGCCCTGAGCATGCTGTTCGTCTGGCGCAGCTTCTACGGCATGCGGATCAGCTCGGCCGAAGCGGCCTGA
- a CDS encoding ABC transporter ATP-binding protein translates to MPAIEIKHLSKTYRVYQKREGLWASIRGLGRRQYREVQAVRSIDLTVERGEFVAFLGPNGAGKTTTLKLLSGVINPTSGEARVLGHVPWLRENEYRRRFALVMGQKNQLWWDLPAQESFRLHQQIYGLEPAAFERTRDELCELLTVGELLERPVRELSLGERMKMELIAALLHSPDVLFLDEPTIGLDVIAQHNIQGFLRQYQQARQITILLTSHYMKDIAALCKRVVIIAQGRIMYDGSLEGIIDRFSNTKIVRLQLGEENFSTEAADAQRLAAEFGRYGEVLELKAPNVRLRIPRRTVAETMTAILAGYAIDDVSVEDQPLEEVIAEVFSLADREERIAPSQPAGQGV, encoded by the coding sequence ATGCCGGCCATCGAAATCAAACACCTCTCAAAAACGTACCGGGTCTATCAGAAGCGCGAGGGGCTCTGGGCTTCGATCCGTGGCCTGGGACGCCGGCAATATCGCGAGGTGCAAGCCGTCCGTTCGATCGATCTGACCGTCGAACGCGGTGAGTTCGTGGCCTTCCTCGGGCCGAACGGCGCCGGCAAGACCACGACGCTCAAGTTGCTCTCGGGCGTGATCAACCCCACGAGCGGCGAGGCCCGCGTGTTGGGCCATGTGCCGTGGCTGCGCGAGAACGAATATCGCCGGCGGTTCGCGCTGGTGATGGGCCAGAAGAACCAGCTCTGGTGGGACCTGCCGGCCCAGGAGTCGTTCCGGCTCCACCAGCAGATCTACGGCCTTGAGCCGGCCGCCTTCGAGCGCACGCGCGACGAGCTGTGCGAGCTGCTGACCGTGGGCGAATTGCTCGAGCGGCCGGTGCGCGAGCTTTCGCTTGGCGAGCGGATGAAGATGGAGCTGATCGCGGCCCTGCTGCATTCGCCCGACGTGTTGTTCCTCGACGAGCCGACGATCGGCCTGGACGTCATCGCGCAGCACAACATCCAGGGCTTTCTGCGACAGTACCAGCAGGCGCGGCAGATCACGATTCTGCTGACGAGCCACTACATGAAGGATATCGCGGCGCTCTGCAAACGCGTCGTGATCATCGCGCAGGGCCGGATCATGTACGACGGGTCGCTCGAGGGGATCATCGACCGGTTCAGCAACACCAAGATCGTGCGGCTGCAACTGGGCGAAGAGAACTTCTCCACCGAGGCGGCGGACGCCCAGCGGCTGGCGGCCGAATTCGGGCGTTACGGTGAGGTGTTGGAGCTGAAGGCACCCAATGTGCGGCTGCGCATTCCGCGGCGGACGGTCGCCGAGACGATGACCGCCATCCTGGCAGGCTACGCGATCGACGATGTCAGCGTCGAGGATCAGCCGCTCGAAGAGGTGATCGCCGAGGTGTTTTCGCTCGCCGATCGCGAAGAGCGCATCGCCCCCAGCCAGCCGGCAGGGCAGGGGGTCTGA
- the ruvC gene encoding crossover junction endodeoxyribonuclease RuvC translates to MGIDPGLNITGYGVLEVAPEGPRLCEAGVVRGRTRNSLTARLLEVHEGVTEVIRQLRPEVMAVEQLYGHYERPRTAILMGHARGVICLAAAQAGIPVVHYASTQVKKVLTGAGRAPKSQMQLAIQRELRLLTVPEPPDVADALAVALCHYYLHGRQMRSAKKVLPE, encoded by the coding sequence CTGGGCATCGACCCGGGATTGAACATCACCGGCTACGGCGTGCTCGAGGTTGCCCCCGAGGGACCGCGGCTGTGCGAGGCCGGCGTCGTCCGCGGGCGGACGCGCAATTCGCTCACCGCGCGGCTGCTGGAAGTGCACGAGGGCGTCACCGAGGTGATTCGACAACTGCGGCCCGAAGTGATGGCGGTCGAGCAGTTGTACGGGCACTATGAACGGCCGCGCACGGCCATCCTGATGGGCCACGCGCGGGGCGTCATCTGCCTGGCCGCGGCGCAGGCCGGGATTCCGGTCGTCCATTACGCGTCGACCCAGGTGAAAAAGGTGCTCACCGGCGCGGGCCGTGCGCCCAAGTCGCAGATGCAACTGGCGATTCAACGCGAACTGCGGCTGCTGACAGTGCCCGAGCCGCCCGACGTGGCCGACGCGCTGGCCGTGGCCCTGTGTCATTATTATCTCCACGGCCGACAGATGCGATCGGCCAAGAAGGTCCTGCCCGAATGA
- a CDS encoding VWA domain-containing protein translates to MSSRKELGGIIHTYQSYDPAQFPSPTQPPADLVSPAFEHLLSYGSLRELTDEELARAVRLDPSQIAGLGPSLDALLEMLRERKRKILETYETDAAKRAAADTYRQLGESLKPPRQLRQPFQKAFAEEQLRDLERLWYRAGGERSAFAQKIVTLVDRLGDKYQVDELAAKYAFTGREKLTVPQALEIKAELEMIDRLLKQLEEAAKTAQIGVIDLEELANFAEPGDMQKLNELQEQINEYLRQIAESQGLERTRRGYQLTPQAYRLFQARLLSRIFSELAPSRTGRHTGPVVGEGAVELQQTKAYEFGDSLAQMDTTGTLINTILRAGPQLPLQMKTEDIVIHRTRNSPKCATVVLMDMSGSMRYGGLYVNVKRMALALEGLIRKEYPGDYLQFVQVYTFAKPCRPAEIATLMPKMVTVFDDRVRLRADMSNPNITEAQVPHHFTNLQHGLQLARQFLAVQDTPNRQVILITDGLPTAHFEGSMLYMLYPAHVTTERATLREGQLCQREGVTINIFLLPSWSQSREDVQFAYRLAESTKGRVFFTAGRDLDRYVVWDYLARRRSIIA, encoded by the coding sequence ATGAGCTCTCGTAAAGAGCTCGGCGGGATCATCCACACCTACCAGAGCTACGACCCGGCCCAATTCCCCAGTCCCACGCAGCCGCCGGCCGACCTGGTGTCGCCCGCGTTCGAGCACCTGCTGTCTTACGGCTCGCTCCGCGAGCTGACCGACGAAGAGCTGGCCCGTGCCGTGCGGCTCGATCCCAGCCAGATTGCCGGCCTGGGACCGAGCCTGGACGCCCTCCTGGAGATGCTCCGCGAGCGCAAGCGGAAGATTCTCGAGACGTACGAGACCGACGCCGCGAAGCGTGCCGCGGCCGATACGTATCGCCAACTGGGCGAATCGCTCAAGCCGCCACGGCAGCTCCGCCAACCGTTTCAGAAGGCCTTTGCGGAAGAGCAGCTCCGCGATCTGGAACGCCTCTGGTATCGGGCCGGCGGCGAGCGTTCGGCGTTTGCGCAGAAAATCGTGACGCTGGTCGACCGCCTGGGCGACAAATACCAGGTCGACGAGCTGGCGGCGAAGTATGCGTTCACTGGTCGCGAAAAACTCACGGTGCCGCAGGCCCTGGAGATCAAGGCCGAACTGGAGATGATCGATCGGCTGCTCAAGCAACTCGAAGAAGCCGCCAAGACGGCGCAGATCGGCGTCATCGATCTCGAAGAGCTGGCCAACTTCGCCGAGCCGGGCGACATGCAGAAGCTCAACGAGCTGCAGGAGCAGATCAATGAATACCTGCGGCAGATCGCCGAGTCGCAAGGACTCGAACGCACGCGCCGGGGCTACCAGCTCACGCCCCAGGCGTATCGCTTGTTTCAGGCCCGGCTGCTATCGCGGATCTTCAGCGAACTGGCACCCTCGCGGACCGGCCGGCACACGGGTCCGGTCGTCGGCGAGGGCGCCGTTGAGCTGCAACAAACCAAGGCCTACGAGTTTGGCGATTCGCTGGCGCAGATGGACACGACCGGCACGCTGATCAATACGATTCTCCGCGCCGGACCGCAGTTGCCGCTGCAGATGAAGACCGAAGACATCGTCATCCATCGCACGCGCAATTCGCCCAAATGCGCGACCGTGGTGCTGATGGACATGAGCGGCTCGATGCGCTACGGCGGGCTGTACGTGAACGTCAAGCGCATGGCGTTGGCGCTCGAGGGCTTGATCCGCAAGGAGTATCCGGGCGATTACCTGCAGTTCGTGCAGGTCTACACCTTTGCCAAGCCGTGCCGTCCGGCCGAGATCGCCACGCTGATGCCGAAGATGGTCACGGTGTTCGACGACCGCGTGCGGCTGCGGGCCGACATGAGCAACCCGAACATCACCGAGGCGCAGGTGCCGCACCACTTCACCAACCTGCAGCACGGCTTGCAGTTGGCGCGGCAATTCCTGGCGGTGCAAGACACGCCCAACCGGCAGGTGATCTTGATCACCGACGGCCTGCCCACGGCACACTTCGAAGGTTCGATGCTCTATATGCTCTATCCGGCACACGTGACGACCGAACGCGCCACGCTGCGCGAGGGGCAACTCTGCCAGCGCGAAGGCGTGACGATCAACATCTTCTTGCTGCCCAGCTGGTCACAATCGCGCGAGGACGTGCAGTTTGCCTACCGCCTCGCCGAATCGACCAAGGGGCGCGTATTCTTCACCGCCGGGCGGGATCTCGACCGCTATGTCGTCTGGGATTACCTGGCCCGGCGGCGCTCGATTATTGCCTAG
- the cysS gene encoding cysteine--tRNA ligase → MATSTASATATTPLPTTAELRVYNTLTRSKEKLVPLVPGKVGIYLCGPTVYKPSHIGHMVGPVIFDAIKRYLVYNGYQVTLVVNVTDVDDKLINESRARGIDMPTLAKEMTDDYMRNLAAMGVDSIDHFPRATDNMDEIVRFTQDLIDKGFAYPADGDVYFDVGRDSDYGKLSGRSVESMQGEGGDMAARKRSPHDFALWKGAKAGEPAWPSPWGPGRPGWHIECSAMSRRLLGESFDIHGGGLDLVFPHHENEIAQSESCHGKPQAKYWMHNGLMQAAGEVGKVGGRNTRTDEAPPADQATQEAGKMGKSKGASAFRDLLAQFRAETIRYFLLKTQYRSPIYYSEEQIKSDDAALESFYRFFKRFQRATGQDYYALEAPARRDQGDKHLAGWSAQGDAETKLRAQASEARRRFLEAMDDDFNSGAAVGVLFDLVRTLNKFIDSEKLDTGNKPTESAVAALTRATAVFRELALTMGLFRTPSPPLAGSGDDSLVAPLVELLIRVRAEARKAKNFAMSDMIRDQLAALGIVIEDRPGGTEWSRNS, encoded by the coding sequence ATGGCGACCAGCACGGCCTCTGCAACCGCAACCACTCCCCTGCCCACGACCGCCGAGCTGCGGGTCTATAACACGCTGACCCGATCCAAGGAAAAGCTCGTGCCGCTGGTGCCGGGCAAGGTGGGCATCTACCTCTGCGGACCGACGGTCTACAAGCCGAGCCACATCGGGCACATGGTCGGGCCGGTCATCTTCGACGCGATCAAGCGCTACCTCGTCTACAACGGTTACCAGGTGACCCTGGTGGTCAACGTCACCGATGTCGACGACAAGCTGATCAACGAGAGCCGCGCGCGGGGCATCGACATGCCCACGTTGGCCAAGGAAATGACCGACGACTACATGCGAAACCTGGCAGCGATGGGCGTCGACTCGATCGACCATTTTCCGCGCGCCACAGACAACATGGACGAGATCGTCCGTTTCACCCAGGATCTGATCGACAAGGGCTTCGCCTACCCGGCCGACGGCGACGTGTATTTCGACGTCGGCCGCGACTCTGACTATGGCAAGCTCAGCGGCCGCAGTGTCGAGAGCATGCAAGGCGAAGGCGGCGACATGGCCGCGCGCAAGCGCTCGCCGCACGATTTTGCCCTCTGGAAGGGCGCCAAGGCTGGCGAACCCGCCTGGCCGAGCCCCTGGGGGCCGGGTCGCCCCGGTTGGCATATCGAGTGTTCGGCGATGAGCCGCCGCCTGCTGGGCGAGTCGTTCGACATTCACGGCGGCGGCCTCGATCTGGTCTTCCCGCATCACGAAAACGAGATCGCCCAAAGCGAATCGTGCCACGGCAAGCCGCAGGCGAAGTACTGGATGCATAACGGTCTGATGCAAGCGGCCGGCGAGGTAGGCAAGGTCGGCGGGCGCAACACGCGCACCGACGAAGCGCCCCCTGCCGATCAGGCTACGCAAGAGGCCGGCAAAATGGGCAAATCGAAGGGCGCCAGCGCGTTTCGAGATTTGCTCGCCCAATTCCGTGCCGAGACCATCCGCTATTTCCTGCTCAAGACGCAGTACCGCAGCCCGATCTACTACAGCGAAGAACAAATCAAGTCGGACGATGCCGCGCTCGAATCGTTCTACCGCTTCTTCAAGCGGTTTCAGCGCGCCACGGGCCAGGATTACTACGCCCTCGAGGCTCCGGCCCGCCGCGACCAAGGCGACAAGCATCTGGCCGGGTGGAGCGCTCAGGGCGACGCCGAGACGAAACTGCGCGCGCAGGCGAGCGAGGCCCGGCGACGGTTTCTCGAAGCCATGGACGACGACTTCAACAGCGGCGCCGCCGTGGGCGTGCTATTCGACCTGGTACGGACGCTCAACAAATTCATCGACAGCGAAAAACTCGACACGGGCAACAAACCGACCGAGTCCGCCGTTGCCGCGCTGACCCGGGCGACGGCCGTCTTCCGCGAGCTGGCCCTGACGATGGGACTGTTCCGGACGCCGTCGCCGCCGCTGGCCGGATCGGGCGACGATTCGCTCGTCGCGCCGCTGGTCGAGCTGCTGATTCGGGTGCGGGCCGAGGCGCGCAAGGCGAAGAACTTTGCAATGTCGGACATGATTCGCGACCAGTTGGCCGCCTTGGGCATCGTGATCGAAGATCGCCCCGGCGGTACCGAATGGTCGCGCAACAGTTGA
- the ispF gene encoding 2-C-methyl-D-erythritol 2,4-cyclodiphosphate synthase, with product MQPATEGPATLNARVGIGHDTHRLEPGDCLRLGGVAIPHDRRAVGHSDADVLLHAVTDALLGAAALGDIGELFPDTDPVNRGRDSAEMLQLAAARVHAAGFDVVNLDCIVFAQRPKLSPYKLEIRRCIAELLGLSTDRVGIKAKTGEHVGPVGREEAIMAECVALVELRNAD from the coding sequence ATCCAGCCAGCAACGGAGGGCCCTGCCACGCTTAATGCCCGCGTCGGGATTGGTCACGACACCCATCGCCTCGAGCCGGGCGATTGCCTGCGCCTAGGGGGGGTGGCCATTCCGCACGATCGCCGAGCCGTCGGCCACAGCGATGCGGACGTGTTGTTGCACGCCGTCACCGATGCCCTATTGGGCGCCGCTGCCCTGGGCGACATCGGCGAGCTGTTTCCCGACACCGACCCGGTCAACCGCGGCCGCGATTCGGCCGAGATGTTGCAACTGGCTGCCGCGCGGGTACACGCGGCCGGCTTCGACGTCGTCAATCTCGACTGCATCGTGTTTGCCCAGCGGCCGAAGCTGTCGCCCTACAAACTCGAGATTCGTCGCTGCATCGCCGAGTTGTTGGGGCTGAGCACGGACCGGGTAGGGATCAAGGCAAAGACGGGCGAACACGTCGGACCGGTGGGCCGCGAAGAGGCCATCATGGCCGAGTGCGTGGCGCTGGTCGAACTGCGAAATGCGGACTGA